The DNA region CCGGGCCGGGGCCGGCCGGGGCGGTCGCGGCGGCGCGGGCAGCGCCGAGCTGGTCTTCGGCCGCAACTCGGTGGTCGAGGCCCTGATCGGCGACGTGCCGGCCAACGCGCTGTACGTCCAGCAGTTCATCGACACCGACGACCGGGTCCGCGAGGCCTTCCAGGCCGCCAACGACCGCGGCATCCCGCTGATGGAGGCCCCGCGGCCCCAGCTGGACCAGATGACCGGCGGGATGAACCACCAGGGCCTGGTGCTGCAGGTCCCGCCGTACGAGTACGCCCACCCCGAGGACCTGCTGGCCGAGGCCGCGGACGCCGGCCAGGACGCGCTGATCATCGCGTTGGACGGGGTCACCGACTCGCGCAACCTGGGCGCCGTGGTCCGCTCCGCGGCCGCCTTCGGTGCGCACGGCGTGGTCATCCCCGAGCGCCGCGCGGCCGGCATGACCGCCGGTGCCTGGAAGACCTCCTCCGGCGCCGCGGCCCGGCTGCCCGTCGCCCGTGCCACCAACATGACCCGCGCCCTGGAGGCCTACCAGAAGGCCGGCCTGATGGTGGTCGGCCTGGCCGCCGACGGCGAGGCCGAGCTCGGCGACCTGGAGCTGCTGACCGGCCCGGTCGTGATCGTCGCGGGCAGCGAGGGCAAGGGCCTGTCCCGGCTGGTCTCGGAGACCTGCGACATGCGGGTGCGGATCCCGATGAGCGGCCTGACCGAGTCGCTGAACGCCGGTGTCGCGGCGGGCATCGTGCTGTACGAGGCCGCGCGACTGCGCGCCAAGCGCTGAGCACGGCGGGCGGTCCGCCCGCAGGGGATCTTCCGAATTCTCCGCGAACCGAGTGAAAAGCGATCGGGCCCGACCGGGTCCGATCGCTTTTTTCATGATCACTTCAAGTGCGCGCCGGACATCCACCCGGGAGAGTGTCCTAAGCGGCCGTCACCCGGTTAGACCGGGCGTGGACGTGGACACCAGAACACCTC from Kitasatospora cathayae includes:
- the rlmB gene encoding 23S rRNA (guanosine(2251)-2'-O)-methyltransferase RlmB; protein product: MAGNSQRRNRRNPGSKKGASVGTGGHSRRALEGKGPTPPGEARKGHPKQRAANAALKRERDAKSRAGMRRAGAGRGGRGGAGSAELVFGRNSVVEALIGDVPANALYVQQFIDTDDRVREAFQAANDRGIPLMEAPRPQLDQMTGGMNHQGLVLQVPPYEYAHPEDLLAEAADAGQDALIIALDGVTDSRNLGAVVRSAAAFGAHGVVIPERRAAGMTAGAWKTSSGAAARLPVARATNMTRALEAYQKAGLMVVGLAADGEAELGDLELLTGPVVIVAGSEGKGLSRLVSETCDMRVRIPMSGLTESLNAGVAAGIVLYEAARLRAKR